The Bernardetia sp. ABR2-2B DNA window GTTTTGACATAATCTTTTATATGTTTTTGAAATAATAATTGAGCTGTTTCTATATTTCTAGGAGTTGGATTGTCTAACAAATCAGCATAGACTAAGATAGGATGTACTGTAAGATATTTACTTGATTTTTCACTTTTCCAAAACTTTTCAATAAGCATAACATTTCCATTTTCAGAAGGAATAAGTCTATGTTCTTTAGACAATTCTAAAAAAGTATCTTCTGTATATAAATAAATATTCTCTGCAATTAAGTAATCTGTCAGAATTTGTGCAGCTAGTTCGCCTCCAATGCTATCCATTTTACCATTTTGTTTTACAGAATCAAATAATTCTTGCTTATTTTTAAGACTTTCATAGCTTTTCTGCTTGAGTTTTGGTCTAAGAACTTTATTAAAAAGTGTTACCCAGTCTTGAAATAATCTTTCCTTATCTTTAATAATATAATTCTTTTCACTTTCCTTAATGATATAGCTATCTCTCAATAATTCTTTAATCACTTTTCCAACTGTATGTATCGAAACAGTAGATTGCTCTGCTATATCTCTATATGATTTTGTAAGTAAATTTGGAACAGTCAGTAAATTATAAATTACCTTCAAACCTGCTGGAGAAAAAGCCTTATTTGTTTTTTTGAAATTATTTCTATTCGTTTTATTCGTTTCTATATAGATAAATAGGTTTTCTTTTTTTAAATAAAAATTTCCTGCTGCATCAAGATAAGAAATATTTTTATGTCTTAATTTTTCCTTTAATGGCTTTGAGATATAATCAGAAACAACTAATAGATTGGTTATTTTTTCATTTAATTTTATCAAATTAGACAAAACAGAAAGACTCAAATTATTTTTCATTT harbors:
- a CDS encoding type IV toxin-antitoxin system AbiEi family antitoxin, which translates into the protein MNKDLLHLAIENLGKNLSVDIKYEIEYEFLQKDNYQIDGKLVFLNEIPFKEFHIEMKNNLSLSVLSNLIKLNEKITNLLVVSDYISKPLKEKLRHKNISYLDAAGNFYLKKENLFIYIETNKTNRNNFKKTNKAFSPAGLKVIYNLLTVPNLLTKSYRDIAEQSTVSIHTVGKVIKELLRDSYIIKESEKNYIIKDKERLFQDWVTLFNKVLRPKLKQKSYESLKNKQELFDSVKQNGKMDSIGGELAAQILTDYLIAENIYLYTEDTFLELSKEHRLIPSENGNVMLIEKFWKSEKSSKYLTVHPILVYADLLDNPTPRNIETAQLLFQKHIKDYVKTTL